The proteins below are encoded in one region of Candidatus Planktophila lacus:
- the tsaD gene encoding tRNA (adenosine(37)-N6)-threonylcarbamoyltransferase complex transferase subunit TsaD, with amino-acid sequence MSEPIVLGIETSCDETAIGIVRGRTLLANVIASSVDEHARFGGVVPEIASRAHLEAMLPSIEKAVKDSKISLKDVDAVAVTAGPGLVGALLVGVASASGLALGLGKPLYGVNHLAAHVSVDFLTHDQPTNPTIALLVSGGHSSLLQVDDITSSITKLGATMDDAAGEAFDKIARVMGLGFPGGPAIDRTAQSGSPTAIDFPRGLTTSNDWATRPYDFSFSGLKTAVARYLESTPDYAKADVAASFQESIVDVLLQKSLAACKASGIDSLVIAGGVAANSRLRAVAEERCAQAGVRLRIPSPALCTDNGAMVAALGSLMVAAGRAPGPQAFDADSALPVERVSL; translated from the coding sequence ATGAGCGAGCCAATAGTCCTGGGCATTGAGACTTCCTGTGATGAAACGGCAATCGGCATTGTCCGCGGACGCACGCTGCTTGCCAATGTAATTGCTTCTAGCGTTGATGAGCATGCGCGCTTCGGGGGAGTTGTACCTGAAATCGCGAGCCGTGCACATTTAGAGGCGATGCTGCCCAGCATTGAAAAGGCCGTTAAAGATTCGAAGATTTCATTGAAAGATGTTGATGCAGTTGCAGTCACTGCAGGCCCTGGTTTAGTTGGCGCACTTCTTGTCGGTGTTGCATCGGCAAGTGGTTTAGCACTTGGACTTGGTAAACCTTTATATGGCGTAAACCATTTAGCGGCGCACGTCAGCGTTGATTTTCTAACTCACGATCAGCCAACTAATCCAACGATCGCACTTTTGGTAAGTGGTGGCCACTCATCGCTTTTGCAAGTCGATGACATAACTTCATCGATTACTAAACTCGGTGCGACTATGGATGATGCCGCCGGTGAAGCCTTCGATAAAATTGCCCGCGTTATGGGACTTGGTTTTCCGGGCGGCCCCGCAATCGATCGCACAGCACAATCTGGTTCACCAACTGCCATCGACTTCCCGCGTGGTTTAACAACGAGCAACGACTGGGCAACTCGTCCTTATGATTTCTCATTCTCTGGTTTAAAGACGGCGGTAGCTCGTTACTTAGAAAGCACACCGGATTATGCAAAAGCCGACGTTGCCGCTTCTTTCCAAGAATCAATCGTCGATGTACTTCTGCAGAAATCACTTGCTGCATGCAAAGCCAGCGGAATCGATTCACTTGTTATTGCAGGCGGAGTCGCCGCTAACTCACGTCTTCGCGCAGTCGCCGAAGAGCGCTGTGCCCAGGCTGGGGTTCGCCTACGGATTCCAAGCCCAGCCCTTTGCACCGATAACGGGGCGATGGTCGCGGCCCTAGGCTCGCTGATGGTCGCCGCTGGCCGAGCCCCTGGCCCACAAGCCTTCGATGCTGACTCTGCGCTGCCAGTTGAGCGCGTAAGTCTTTAA
- the rimI gene encoding ribosomal protein S18-alanine N-acetyltransferase has protein sequence MISYRAAIQLDLPVLVSMERVLFADSPWTTGQFKEAFQGVPTIRHFLVATNAEDQIIGYAAVLVVAPGVEADVLTVAVLPEYARKGIATHFMGELEKWSKEKQALAMMLEVGTENSSAIALYEKLGYQTIATRKNYYGQGLDAFVMRKEFGA, from the coding sequence ATGATTAGCTACCGCGCCGCGATTCAACTCGATCTTCCGGTTCTAGTTTCAATGGAGCGAGTTCTTTTCGCCGATTCACCATGGACAACCGGACAATTTAAGGAAGCCTTCCAAGGCGTTCCAACAATTCGCCACTTCTTAGTTGCCACAAACGCGGAAGATCAGATCATTGGCTATGCCGCAGTATTAGTCGTAGCCCCAGGCGTTGAAGCCGATGTTTTAACGGTGGCAGTACTGCCTGAATATGCGCGAAAAGGCATTGCCACGCACTTCATGGGCGAACTCGAAAAATGGTCTAAAGAGAAGCAAGCCTTGGCGATGATGCTAGAAGTCGGAACCGAGAACTCAAGCGCCATCGCCTTGTATGAAAAGTTGGGTTATCAAACTATTGCCACACGTAAAAATTATTACGGCCAAGGCTTAGATGCATTTGTGATGCGTAAGGAGTTTGGCGCATGA
- the tsaB gene encoding tRNA (adenosine(37)-N6)-threonylcarbamoyltransferase complex dimerization subunit type 1 TsaB, with protein MTISLAIDTATSRTIVGILDGDKVLFESFHEGATEHGFAITELVVKALAVCSKPDQVVVGMGPGPFTGLRVGITFAHTFAMARDIPVMGVCSLDAIAIDKSEYTVAIDARRKEIYWASYKDGKRVAGPEVSKPAEVSDFIIDQYPDLKKLVALSKSQDISEPMYLRRPDAVPTAERK; from the coding sequence ATGACAATTTCATTGGCAATTGATACGGCAACTTCACGAACAATTGTCGGAATTCTCGACGGCGATAAAGTCCTATTTGAAAGCTTTCATGAAGGAGCCACCGAACATGGTTTTGCGATTACTGAACTCGTTGTCAAAGCTTTAGCGGTTTGCTCAAAGCCAGATCAAGTAGTTGTCGGTATGGGGCCAGGGCCATTTACTGGTTTAAGAGTTGGCATAACATTTGCTCACACATTTGCCATGGCACGTGATATTCCCGTTATGGGTGTTTGCTCATTGGATGCAATTGCAATAGATAAGAGTGAATACACGGTTGCTATCGATGCGCGCCGCAAGGAGATTTACTGGGCTAGTTATAAAGATGGAAAGCGAGTTGCTGGCCCTGAAGTTAGTAAACCTGCCGAAGTAAGTGACTTCATTATCGATCAGTATCCAGATCTAAAGAAGTTGGTGGCGCTCAGTAAGTCACAGGATATTTCAGAACCAATGTACTTGCGACGTCCAGATGCAGTACCAACCGCGGAGCGTAAATGA
- the tsaE gene encoding tRNA (adenosine(37)-N6)-threonylcarbamoyltransferase complex ATPase subunit type 1 TsaE has translation MKISTAQEMFGLGQQLGSQLRAGDLILLNGPLGAGKTVLVQGIGSALGFNEVTSPTFVISRIHKGALSLIHVDAYRLLESGNAALYLDDLDLDTPRESAVTVIEWGGAESARLSDDRLEIEIDRTDEEREVTIRAVGPRWAGFKL, from the coding sequence GTGAAGATTTCTACGGCGCAAGAGATGTTCGGCCTGGGCCAACAACTTGGTTCTCAATTGCGCGCCGGTGATTTGATTCTTCTAAATGGCCCGCTCGGTGCAGGTAAAACGGTTCTTGTACAAGGAATTGGATCAGCGTTGGGCTTTAACGAAGTTACTTCGCCAACCTTTGTTATCTCTCGCATTCATAAGGGTGCGCTCTCGTTAATTCATGTCGATGCCTATCGCTTACTTGAAAGTGGCAATGCAGCTCTTTACTTAGATGATCTCGATCTTGATACGCCGCGCGAAAGTGCAGTCACGGTTATCGAATGGGGTGGCGCCGAATCTGCTCGCCTTTCAGATGATCGCTTAGAGATTGAAATTGATCGCACCGATGAGGAACGTGAAGTCACGATTCGTGCGGTTGGCCCTCGTTGGGCGGGCTTCAAACTATGA
- a CDS encoding ABC transporter substrate-binding protein — MRNRASLSRSPRSFISTAAVVLAGALALSAVPAQGASTPGVSATEIVLGMQLPQTGAASPGYNKVDDAMRAYFDYVNSKGGVYGRKITLVVKDDTYKAGLTVSTASALINKDKVFAMVGSVGTQTHISVIKDINRRGIPDLFVNSGYSGFYTDPKKYPTTFGALGTYVVEAKILGKHIKENYSKNTVGIVYQTDDFGRNTVEGLATAGVTFTAKKTAATFIAGTQGSGLDAQMQQLKDNNVDVVVVGAVASAFAAAVSSANKIGYKPAQWIVISVGADATTFQTILGARGIAPAVSAALLAGTISASHAPSPGEADDEFVKAFKKINDEFNKGPDKRWDNNILQGMNIGYLTTSALLGVGKDLTRPGIIKYIEANAAKLPSAALSPLGYSTKTHEAFTGFWIGKYDAATVLKPIDATRKVWTTDSAKGAVTELKYTRPAIAADALPKVG, encoded by the coding sequence GTGAGAAATCGTGCATCTCTGTCTAGATCACCGCGCAGTTTTATATCAACTGCCGCTGTTGTACTTGCTGGCGCGCTAGCGCTCTCAGCAGTTCCAGCGCAAGGAGCAAGCACTCCTGGTGTTTCAGCCACTGAAATTGTTCTTGGAATGCAACTACCTCAAACTGGCGCAGCAAGCCCAGGCTATAACAAAGTAGATGACGCAATGCGCGCCTACTTTGATTATGTAAATTCCAAGGGCGGCGTTTACGGACGCAAGATAACTTTGGTCGTCAAAGACGATACATACAAGGCAGGTCTAACAGTTTCTACTGCATCTGCGCTGATCAACAAAGATAAAGTCTTTGCAATGGTCGGAAGCGTTGGAACCCAGACACATATCTCTGTTATCAAAGATATTAACCGTCGTGGAATTCCAGATCTATTTGTAAACAGCGGATACAGCGGTTTCTACACAGATCCAAAGAAGTACCCAACAACTTTCGGCGCCCTCGGCACATACGTCGTTGAAGCGAAGATCCTTGGAAAGCACATCAAGGAGAATTACTCAAAGAACACTGTCGGTATCGTTTATCAGACAGATGACTTCGGCCGTAACACTGTTGAAGGGCTTGCCACAGCTGGCGTGACATTCACAGCGAAGAAGACCGCAGCAACATTTATCGCGGGTACTCAGGGTTCAGGCCTTGATGCTCAGATGCAGCAGCTCAAAGATAACAACGTAGATGTTGTTGTCGTTGGCGCAGTTGCTTCAGCATTTGCTGCAGCAGTTTCTTCTGCAAACAAGATTGGCTACAAGCCAGCACAGTGGATCGTTATCTCAGTAGGTGCAGATGCAACTACATTCCAGACAATTCTTGGCGCTCGCGGAATTGCACCAGCAGTTTCAGCGGCTCTTCTAGCCGGAACCATCTCAGCATCACATGCTCCATCACCAGGTGAAGCAGATGACGAGTTCGTAAAGGCATTTAAGAAGATCAACGATGAGTTCAACAAGGGTCCAGATAAGCGTTGGGATAACAACATTCTTCAGGGAATGAATATTGGATACCTAACTACATCTGCACTATTGGGTGTTGGTAAGGATCTAACACGTCCTGGAATCATCAAATACATCGAAGCAAATGCAGCAAAGCTTCCAAGTGCGGCGCTGTCACCACTTGGTTACAGCACAAAGACTCACGAAGCTTTCACTGGTTTCTGGATCGGTAAGTACGATGCAGCAACAGTATTAAAGCCAATTGATGCAACTCGTAAAGTTTGGACAACAGACTCTGCAAAGGGCGCTGTAACTGAACTCAAGTACACACGTCCTGCAATTGCAGCCGATGCCCTACCAAAGGTTGGTTAA
- a CDS encoding branched-chain amino acid ABC transporter permease, with amino-acid sequence MSKAKNHSIARKSLRRTIFFVAAILFAASTFDAYNQAQLALVLILFIGVLSVTLLTGISGQLSLGQGALMAVGGYCMALLMINQSYSLWVAIPLAIVGSALAGLLLGIAAARLTGPYLAGTTLVIALAIPTLANRFMSVLKGDEGLPVDVGYPPVWFTNLFGEPSYEQWQLYVALPFAAIALFLASNILLSRTGRMWRAIRDNETAAALSGVNFSRQKIFVFVVSATFAGLSGALYGLRGLVGPSVYPVSLSLLLLTAAVLGGIRSIFGAFIGTVIVVFLPDWIDAVLHQFELSEQVSNFMPALVSSLLLILTVVINPAGVAGTHLHKHKHK; translated from the coding sequence GTGTCTAAAGCCAAGAACCACTCGATCGCTCGCAAGAGTCTGCGCCGGACAATCTTTTTTGTCGCAGCAATTCTCTTCGCGGCATCTACTTTCGATGCCTACAACCAAGCCCAGTTGGCTTTAGTTCTCATACTCTTTATCGGAGTCCTTTCCGTAACTTTGTTAACCGGAATCTCTGGCCAACTCTCACTTGGTCAAGGCGCGTTAATGGCGGTGGGCGGATATTGCATGGCGCTATTGATGATCAATCAGAGCTACTCGCTATGGGTAGCAATTCCTTTGGCGATAGTTGGATCAGCACTTGCCGGTCTGCTCTTGGGAATTGCAGCAGCGCGCTTAACTGGGCCATATCTTGCAGGCACAACTCTTGTTATCGCTCTTGCGATCCCAACTCTGGCGAACCGATTTATGTCGGTGCTTAAAGGCGATGAGGGACTACCGGTAGATGTTGGTTATCCACCAGTTTGGTTTACAAATTTATTTGGCGAACCAAGTTACGAACAATGGCAGCTCTATGTAGCACTTCCATTTGCAGCGATCGCGTTGTTCTTGGCCTCCAATATTTTGCTCTCACGTACTGGTCGTATGTGGCGCGCGATTAGAGATAACGAAACAGCAGCAGCGCTAAGCGGCGTCAACTTCTCGCGCCAAAAAATATTTGTCTTCGTTGTATCGGCAACCTTCGCCGGTTTATCTGGCGCCCTTTATGGACTTCGCGGTCTGGTCGGTCCCAGCGTTTACCCAGTTTCACTTTCGCTATTACTTCTCACAGCTGCAGTTCTTGGTGGCATTCGCAGCATCTTCGGAGCCTTTATCGGAACGGTAATCGTTGTATTCCTACCTGATTGGATCGATGCGGTGCTTCACCAATTCGAATTAAGCGAGCAAGTCTCTAACTTCATGCCCGCCCTGGTCTCTAGCCTCTTATTGATTTTGACCGTGGTGATTAATCCCGCCGGGGTCGCGGGTACCCACCTGCATAAACACAAGCATAAATAA
- a CDS encoding branched-chain amino acid ABC transporter permease, which translates to MDTFLAALFSGTSRGAIYALVALGLVIVWRGAGILNYAQMGQAMFSTYIASTMITNGNSYWLAFVVAILVGAVMGALLDILVMRPLSNKKKTELLSSESMRAAIPVIASLGILGVLQALAGIIWAAEERGFPAPYAQEGFTVAGNVMPFTSFDVFVITVVLSTLALTTLFFKKTGVGLAMRATALNSEVARLSGIRTNFTRSLSWAFSGAASSLAGLLITPTSNLSPNTLDLVLIIGFTAAVVGGLDSPAGAVIGGFLVGMVISFVSFYDTPEDVFLAILAVLILVLIIRPRGILGAKDARRV; encoded by the coding sequence ATGGATACATTTCTAGCGGCCCTGTTCTCTGGCACATCTCGCGGAGCAATTTATGCATTAGTTGCACTGGGTCTTGTCATCGTTTGGCGCGGGGCTGGAATCCTTAACTATGCCCAGATGGGCCAAGCGATGTTTAGCACTTACATCGCATCGACCATGATTACCAATGGAAATTCTTACTGGTTGGCATTTGTTGTTGCAATTTTAGTAGGCGCTGTAATGGGAGCCTTGTTAGATATCTTGGTAATGCGCCCACTATCCAATAAAAAGAAGACCGAACTTTTGAGCAGCGAATCAATGCGCGCGGCGATTCCGGTAATCGCATCCCTTGGTATTTTGGGAGTTCTACAAGCTTTAGCAGGAATTATTTGGGCTGCTGAGGAACGAGGGTTTCCAGCGCCATATGCGCAAGAAGGTTTCACCGTTGCTGGCAATGTGATGCCATTTACCTCATTCGATGTATTTGTAATTACCGTTGTTTTATCTACCTTGGCTTTAACGACGCTCTTCTTTAAGAAAACCGGCGTAGGACTTGCAATGCGCGCCACAGCTTTGAATTCAGAGGTTGCTCGACTCAGTGGAATTAGAACTAACTTCACTCGCTCACTTAGCTGGGCGTTTTCTGGTGCGGCATCTTCACTTGCTGGCCTTCTGATTACGCCAACTTCAAACCTTTCACCGAATACTTTGGATTTAGTTTTGATCATCGGCTTTACCGCAGCAGTTGTAGGTGGACTTGATAGCCCGGCTGGTGCTGTAATTGGCGGCTTCCTTGTCGGAATGGTTATCTCATTTGTTAGCTTCTATGACACACCGGAAGATGTTTTCTTAGCGATCTTGGCGGTATTGATTCTGGTCTTGATTATTCGACCACGTGGAATCTTGGGAGCAAAGGATGCGCGCCGTGTCTAA
- a CDS encoding ABC transporter ATP-binding protein: MLEVKDLVTSFGSVIALDGVSFTAQESKITTVIGANGAGKSTLLRTISGLEHPASGSITWSGKSLIGKRAEDIVRDGIAHVPEGHAVISELTVEENISMGSLFRRRKFKADVIAAQDEMFELFPRLKERRKQLAGTLSGGERQMLAISRALVSRPKLLLLDEPSLGLAPLVVEQIIDSINILCRTTGLTVLLVEQNANTALGVADHGVLLALGKVVADRPAAELRADANLRAAYLGY, from the coding sequence ATGCTTGAAGTTAAAGATTTAGTAACCAGTTTTGGTTCGGTAATTGCACTCGACGGCGTTTCGTTTACAGCACAAGAATCGAAGATAACAACAGTTATCGGTGCAAACGGCGCCGGTAAGAGCACTTTGTTACGCACCATCTCTGGCCTAGAACATCCAGCGTCTGGCTCAATCACCTGGAGCGGAAAATCTCTAATCGGCAAGCGCGCCGAAGATATTGTGCGAGATGGCATCGCCCATGTTCCTGAAGGCCACGCCGTTATCTCAGAGTTAACCGTTGAAGAAAATATCTCAATGGGATCGCTATTTCGGCGCCGTAAATTCAAAGCAGATGTAATTGCTGCACAGGATGAGATGTTCGAACTATTTCCTCGTTTGAAAGAACGCCGCAAACAGTTGGCTGGAACTCTCTCAGGTGGCGAACGTCAGATGTTGGCCATTAGTCGCGCGCTGGTTTCGCGCCCCAAGTTACTGCTTTTAGATGAACCATCTCTTGGCCTTGCACCGTTAGTTGTAGAACAGATCATTGATTCAATAAATATTCTCTGTCGCACAACTGGTCTCACAGTTTTACTAGTTGAACAAAATGCCAATACGGCACTTGGCGTAGCCGATCACGGAGTTCTTTTGGCACTTGGCAAAGTCGTTGCCGATCGACCAGCAGCTGAGTTAAGGGCGGATGCTAATTTGCGCGCCGCATATTTGGGGTACTGA
- a CDS encoding ABC transporter ATP-binding protein, with amino-acid sequence MSVLAIANLRVNFGGLIALDDVFIDVAPNSIVGLIGPNGAGKTTLFNCISGLVAPTSGEISIHGKKVDWLKSYELANFEISRTLQGVGLFSGLSVIENVMMGADKKRESNFLKDLFGLSAKSERKLRAKAQDALAWAGALDLADKTPSELTYPETKRVSIARALVSEPKILLLDEPAAGLGQDDIDKFADLLRQLKQRCAIIIVEHHVDFIGAISDQVYVLNFGKVIASGSFDTVKRDPAVLAAYLGTSNQSGTDQLGVNNA; translated from the coding sequence ATGAGCGTTTTAGCGATTGCAAATTTACGAGTCAACTTTGGTGGACTCATTGCCCTCGATGATGTTTTCATCGACGTTGCGCCTAATTCGATCGTTGGGCTAATTGGTCCAAATGGCGCAGGCAAGACCACTTTGTTTAATTGCATCTCAGGCTTAGTCGCACCGACATCTGGTGAGATCTCAATCCATGGCAAGAAAGTTGATTGGCTAAAAAGTTACGAGCTAGCAAATTTTGAGATAAGCCGTACCTTGCAAGGCGTTGGTCTATTTAGCGGGTTAAGTGTTATTGAAAATGTCATGATGGGTGCAGATAAGAAGCGTGAGAGCAATTTCCTAAAAGATCTCTTTGGGCTATCTGCAAAATCAGAACGCAAACTCCGCGCTAAAGCACAAGATGCGCTGGCCTGGGCAGGAGCGCTGGATTTAGCAGATAAGACGCCATCAGAGTTAACGTATCCCGAAACAAAGCGCGTATCCATTGCAAGAGCTCTAGTTTCAGAACCAAAGATTTTACTTCTTGATGAACCAGCTGCTGGACTTGGCCAAGATGATATTGATAAGTTCGCCGACTTGCTAAGGCAGTTAAAGCAACGCTGTGCAATTATCATCGTTGAGCACCACGTTGATTTCATTGGTGCGATTTCAGATCAAGTCTACGTATTGAATTTTGGCAAAGTTATCGCCAGCGGATCCTTCGATACCGTTAAGCGCGACCCAGCAGTTCTTGCGGCATATCTTGGAACTTCAAATCAAAGTGGCACCGATCAATTAGGAGTCAACAATGCTTGA
- the alr gene encoding alanine racemase: protein MTNRAEVVVNLSAIKANVATLKAKAGVDLMAVVKADAYGHGLVPVAKAALDGGATWLGVALLEEAIALRAAGITAPILAWLVPPGSDFQSAVDNNIDIAVASIKALDEVSAVKSDKRPRVHLEVDTGMTRGGFLDEWPKIDALHLHGVEIVGIFSHFARADEPGQPQNLSQLNRFKKMVASLESFGYPNLIRHLSNSAATIKDQASGFDMVRTGIAMYGLSPDVKTLGTSKDLGLIPAMTLRAKLHLVKKVPAGSPVGYGATAVTKSATKLGLVAMGYADGIPRVAQSAGVSFLGEKAPIIGRVSMDQFVVDLAADSPAQSGDWVTVFGSGADGEYTADDWGAASGSINYEIVTRIGPRVPRIYEP, encoded by the coding sequence ATGACAAATCGCGCCGAAGTAGTCGTAAATCTCTCTGCAATTAAAGCCAACGTGGCAACGCTAAAGGCGAAAGCTGGCGTTGACTTGATGGCAGTTGTGAAAGCAGATGCTTATGGACACGGGCTCGTGCCAGTTGCAAAAGCGGCACTTGATGGCGGAGCTACTTGGTTAGGTGTTGCACTCCTTGAAGAAGCGATTGCTCTTCGCGCTGCTGGAATAACTGCACCGATCTTGGCGTGGTTAGTTCCACCGGGATCAGATTTTCAAAGCGCAGTAGATAACAACATCGATATTGCAGTTGCATCAATAAAGGCGTTGGATGAAGTTAGCGCAGTAAAAAGTGACAAGCGCCCGCGCGTTCATTTAGAAGTTGATACCGGAATGACTCGTGGCGGATTCTTGGATGAATGGCCGAAGATTGATGCACTTCATCTACACGGGGTTGAAATAGTTGGAATCTTCTCCCACTTCGCGCGCGCAGATGAACCTGGACAGCCACAAAATTTAAGTCAACTCAATCGATTTAAAAAGATGGTTGCATCCCTTGAATCTTTTGGATACCCAAATTTGATTCGCCACCTTTCAAATTCAGCTGCCACGATCAAAGATCAGGCATCTGGCTTTGACATGGTGCGAACTGGAATTGCTATGTATGGCCTAAGTCCTGATGTAAAAACACTCGGTACATCTAAAGATCTTGGGTTAATTCCTGCGATGACTTTGCGCGCCAAGTTACATCTTGTAAAGAAAGTTCCCGCCGGAAGCCCAGTTGGTTACGGAGCAACGGCGGTTACAAAGTCAGCGACCAAGCTAGGACTGGTTGCGATGGGTTATGCCGACGGAATTCCTCGTGTTGCACAAAGCGCGGGTGTCAGTTTTCTGGGAGAAAAAGCGCCAATCATTGGACGAGTATCTATGGATCAATTCGTTGTTGATTTAGCAGCGGATTCCCCTGCGCAATCTGGCGATTGGGTCACAGTTTTCGGATCCGGTGCAGATGGCGAGTACACGGCAGATGATTGGGGTGCAGCTTCGGGCTCAATTAATTACGAGATAGTTACCCGAATTGGCCCGCGTGTGCCTAGAATTTACGAACCATGA
- a CDS encoding holo-ACP synthase yields the protein MIDGIGIDVVDIERFSQSLERTPSLREKLFTPAEQVKPIHSLAARFAAKEALAKALNAGHGLSWHEAEVINHESGKPDFLFRGEIAELVDGARVHLSLSHDAGIASAMVVVER from the coding sequence ATGATCGATGGGATTGGAATAGATGTCGTAGATATCGAACGTTTCTCCCAATCGCTCGAGCGCACGCCATCACTTCGCGAAAAACTGTTCACTCCTGCTGAACAAGTAAAACCAATTCATTCACTGGCAGCGCGCTTTGCCGCCAAAGAGGCTTTAGCGAAAGCGCTTAATGCCGGCCATGGACTTTCTTGGCACGAAGCCGAAGTCATAAATCACGAGAGCGGTAAACCAGATTTTCTCTTTCGCGGCGAGATAGCAGAGTTAGTAGATGGTGCACGCGTGCACCTTTCTTTATCTCACGATGCCGGAATCGCATCGGCGATGGTGGTGGTGGAACGATGA
- a CDS encoding phosphatase PAP2 family protein, translating into MQAVLDTRRAQMVRAARWSAALFAGFLLITHQVIINGPLIEIDKWIHDLERPEFRGVSGFIIRRLDDLGLRGVTATALLIAAFYIARRFKTWRPLNLAILSLISLNLVVGLFKFGLGRTKPKVGIDLLHFGGMSYPSGHASNALLTWGVLAYLIYRYAHVDRYRGRLASAGVATISLTVCIVSLVRDTHWFSDLLGGLFIGASLLVLVIAVDRYYPSNSQLS; encoded by the coding sequence ATGCAGGCAGTACTCGATACGCGTCGCGCCCAGATGGTGCGTGCTGCGCGCTGGTCTGCGGCTCTATTTGCTGGATTTCTCCTAATTACTCATCAAGTAATCATTAATGGGCCGCTAATTGAAATCGACAAATGGATCCATGATCTAGAGCGTCCAGAATTTCGTGGAGTAAGTGGATTCATTATTCGCAGATTAGATGACCTTGGTTTGCGTGGCGTTACTGCTACCGCACTTCTTATCGCCGCTTTCTACATTGCGCGGAGATTTAAAACCTGGCGTCCACTGAATTTGGCAATTCTTTCGTTGATCTCTCTTAACTTAGTTGTAGGTCTATTTAAATTTGGCCTAGGTCGCACCAAGCCAAAGGTTGGAATCGATCTACTTCACTTCGGCGGAATGTCATACCCAAGTGGCCATGCCTCAAATGCACTTCTTACTTGGGGAGTCCTTGCATATTTAATTTATCGCTATGCCCACGTCGATCGTTATCGCGGCCGTCTGGCTAGCGCAGGCGTTGCCACAATTAGTTTGACCGTTTGCATAGTCTCTTTAGTCCGCGACACTCATTGGTTCTCGGATCTACTCGGCGGTTTATTCATCGGCGCATCTCTCTTGGTTTTGGTGATCGCGGTAGATCGCTATTACCCATCTAATAGCCAACTCTCCTAA